In a single window of the Candidatus Celerinatantimonas neptuna genome:
- the yccA gene encoding Modulator of FtsH protease YccA, which translates to MNQNSSIDYSAVRQRDETNKVLRNTYMLLAMTLAFSAVVAMVAAVYALPSPGLIISLVGIYGLMFAVEKTKNSSTGLIFVFLFTGFLGYTLGPIINLLLKTGGTEILFTALGGTALTFFALSAYVLTTRKDMSFLGGMMFAGFIVIIVGMIANIFLKMPALNLAISGLFILFSSGAILMKTSEIIHGGERNYISATLTIFVSLYNIFVSLLNILMASRN; encoded by the coding sequence ATGAATCAGAATAGTAGCATCGATTATAGCGCTGTCCGTCAACGAGATGAGACCAATAAAGTTCTGCGCAACACATACATGTTACTGGCCATGACATTAGCTTTTTCAGCTGTTGTAGCAATGGTTGCAGCTGTATATGCGCTACCATCTCCAGGACTTATAATATCTTTGGTTGGTATCTATGGTCTCATGTTTGCTGTTGAAAAAACCAAAAATAGTAGCACTGGTTTAATTTTTGTCTTTTTATTCACTGGTTTTTTAGGATATACATTAGGCCCGATCATTAATTTGCTGCTAAAAACTGGTGGAACAGAAATTCTATTTACAGCTCTGGGTGGAACAGCCCTTACATTTTTTGCTCTGTCTGCTTATGTACTGACAACCCGAAAAGATATGTCATTCCTAGGTGGAATGATGTTCGCTGGATTCATTGTCATTATTGTGGGCATGATCGCAAATATATTTCTAAAAATGCCAGCCCTCAATCTTGCTATCAGTGGATTATTTATTCTGTTCTCTTCTGGCGCAATCCTGATGAAAACCAGCGAAATCATCCACGGTGGTGAAAGAAACTATATATCAGCAACACTTACTATATTTGTATCCCTATACAATATTTTCGTCAGCTTACTTAATATTTTAATGGCTTCACGCAACTAA